A genomic segment from Actinoplanes sichuanensis encodes:
- a CDS encoding MFS transporter → MGNLLALAAAAFCYVATETMPIGILTLVSGDLGVPPEAIGLLITGYAVLVAVVTIPLTFATRNVPRRRLMIVLVAVLVLANLCSALSPSYPVLLGARLLAALSQAIFWAVVGPVVAAMFDVTVRSRAGAVVFAGASLGPMLGVPAGTWIGQQYGWRAAFLALSVLALAAFLALVVGMPAVEVSATHAATGTHPDRRRYTILVAVTTLAVAGLYASFTYTEVFLTQVTGFAAAAVAPLLLVRGIADFGGIAAGGWAGDRWQRGAVTGSVALLAGALIIMYLTAYDRPATVLLLAVTGFAIGALTPALQNRVLEVAPGSTDMASAGNSVAFNIGIAAGSLLGSAVLDGPGARATTLAGGVLALAALALFLAEPVLTRRTPGVVRG, encoded by the coding sequence GTGGGCAACCTTCTGGCGCTGGCCGCCGCGGCGTTCTGCTACGTCGCCACGGAGACGATGCCTATCGGCATCCTGACCCTCGTCTCGGGAGACCTCGGCGTCCCACCCGAGGCGATCGGTCTTTTGATCACCGGGTACGCCGTACTGGTGGCCGTGGTGACCATCCCTCTCACCTTCGCCACCCGGAACGTGCCCCGGCGCCGCCTGATGATCGTGCTGGTGGCCGTGCTGGTGTTGGCCAACCTGTGCTCCGCGCTGTCGCCGTCCTACCCGGTCCTGCTCGGCGCCCGCCTGCTGGCCGCCCTCTCCCAGGCGATCTTCTGGGCGGTGGTCGGCCCGGTGGTGGCGGCCATGTTCGACGTCACGGTCCGCAGCCGGGCCGGCGCCGTGGTCTTCGCCGGCGCGTCCCTCGGCCCGATGCTGGGCGTCCCGGCCGGCACCTGGATCGGTCAGCAGTACGGCTGGCGGGCCGCCTTCCTCGCCCTGTCCGTACTGGCTCTCGCCGCGTTCCTGGCCCTGGTGGTCGGTATGCCCGCGGTCGAGGTGTCGGCCACCCACGCGGCCACCGGCACCCACCCGGACCGACGGCGGTACACGATCCTGGTCGCGGTCACCACGCTCGCCGTGGCCGGGCTGTACGCGTCGTTCACGTACACCGAGGTGTTCCTGACCCAGGTGACCGGCTTCGCGGCCGCCGCCGTGGCACCGCTGCTACTCGTCCGGGGGATCGCCGACTTCGGCGGCATCGCGGCCGGTGGCTGGGCCGGCGACAGATGGCAGCGCGGCGCGGTGACCGGGTCGGTGGCCCTGCTGGCCGGCGCCCTGATCATCATGTATCTGACCGCCTACGACCGGCCCGCCACCGTACTCCTGCTGGCCGTCACCGGCTTCGCGATCGGCGCGCTCACCCCGGCACTGCAGAACCGGGTCCTGGAGGTGGCGCCCGGCAGCACCGACATGGCCTCGGCCGGCAACTCGGTGGCCTTCAACATCGGCATCGCGGCCGGGTCCCTGCTCGGCTCGGCGGTCCTCGACGGGCCGGGCGCACGGGCCACCACCCTGGCCGGTGGGGTGCTCGCCCTGGCCGCACTGGCCCTCTTCCTGGCCGAACCGGTGCTCACCAGGCGTACCCCCGGGGTCGTCCGCGGGTGA
- a CDS encoding M28 family metallopeptidase — protein sequence MSHDDVAPTRRRSVRVLSAAAIATVLTVAPATAASAGGHGHGHGGHDPCAKQVNDTYAEVLKCVTVDGVLKHLKAFQKIADRSTDPVYPDSRAAGTKGYADSVKYVSGLLRKAGYKVTLDPFEFQFAFPAVLDQITPTAASYETGAFTNSPSGDVTGKVIPVDVNLTGDRASSSGCEATDFTGLDFSGTADIALVQRGTCNFVVKAQLAEAAGAEAVVLFNQGNDPTREGLIVGTLGDDPGVTVPVVGASFADGAALAAAGSTAHVRVLPTETRTDVNVIAELPGKNRNNVVMAGSHLDSVTAGAGINDNGSGSAAILETALTLAKVKPQNTLRFAWWGAEEEGLLGSAAYVAELSQAEKDKIALYLNYDMVGSPNYIFQVYDADESSFPAPVVVPAGSTALEDLFESYYTWKKLPYDDAEFSGRSDYQAFIEAGIPSGGLFTGAEVVKTEQQATIWGGTAGASFDPNYHAAGDDITNLDRKALEVNSDLIAFAQLTYAYSTESVNGVKGKPVPGKPFKLPAPAGPQGTFNTGDGGHEPHHPES from the coding sequence ATGAGTCACGACGACGTGGCGCCGACCCGGCGCCGTTCGGTCCGTGTCCTGAGTGCGGCGGCGATCGCCACCGTACTGACCGTCGCCCCGGCCACCGCCGCATCGGCAGGCGGTCACGGCCATGGGCACGGCGGACACGACCCGTGCGCCAAGCAGGTCAACGACACCTATGCAGAAGTTCTGAAGTGCGTGACGGTGGACGGCGTGCTGAAGCACCTCAAGGCATTCCAGAAGATCGCCGACCGCAGCACCGACCCGGTCTACCCGGACAGTCGGGCGGCCGGCACGAAGGGCTACGCGGACAGCGTCAAGTACGTGTCCGGGCTGCTGCGTAAGGCCGGCTACAAGGTCACGCTGGACCCGTTCGAGTTCCAGTTCGCCTTCCCGGCGGTGCTGGACCAGATCACCCCGACCGCGGCCTCGTACGAGACGGGCGCCTTCACCAACAGCCCGTCCGGTGACGTGACCGGCAAGGTCATCCCGGTCGACGTCAACCTGACCGGTGACCGGGCCAGCAGCAGCGGCTGCGAGGCGACCGACTTCACCGGTCTGGACTTCAGCGGGACCGCCGACATCGCCCTGGTCCAGCGTGGTACCTGCAACTTCGTCGTGAAGGCGCAGCTGGCCGAGGCGGCCGGCGCGGAGGCCGTGGTCCTGTTCAACCAGGGCAACGACCCGACCCGGGAGGGCCTGATCGTCGGCACGCTCGGCGACGACCCGGGTGTCACGGTCCCGGTGGTGGGCGCAAGCTTCGCCGATGGGGCCGCCCTGGCCGCGGCCGGTTCGACGGCGCACGTGCGGGTGCTGCCGACCGAGACCCGGACCGACGTCAACGTGATCGCCGAGCTGCCCGGTAAGAACCGGAACAACGTGGTGATGGCCGGTTCGCACCTGGACAGCGTCACCGCCGGCGCGGGCATCAACGACAACGGTTCCGGTTCGGCCGCCATCCTGGAGACGGCGCTGACCCTGGCCAAGGTCAAGCCGCAGAACACTCTCCGGTTCGCCTGGTGGGGCGCCGAGGAGGAGGGACTGCTGGGCTCGGCGGCGTACGTCGCGGAGCTGTCCCAGGCGGAGAAGGACAAGATCGCCCTCTACCTGAACTACGACATGGTCGGCTCGCCGAACTACATCTTCCAGGTGTACGACGCGGACGAGTCGTCGTTCCCGGCCCCGGTCGTGGTGCCGGCGGGTTCGACCGCGCTCGAGGACCTCTTCGAGTCGTACTACACGTGGAAGAAGCTGCCGTACGACGACGCGGAGTTCTCCGGCCGCAGCGACTACCAGGCGTTCATCGAGGCGGGCATCCCGTCCGGCGGACTGTTCACCGGCGCCGAGGTGGTCAAGACCGAACAGCAGGCCACGATCTGGGGCGGCACGGCGGGTGCGTCGTTCGACCCGAATTACCACGCGGCCGGCGACGACATCACCAACCTGGACCGCAAGGCCCTCGAGGTGAACAGCGACCTGATCGCGTTCGCGCAGCTCACCTACGCCTACTCGACCGAGTCGGTGAACGGTGTGAAGGGTAAGCCGGTCCCCGGCAAGCCGTTCAAGCTGCCGGCCCCGGCCGGACCGCAGGGCACGTTCAACACCGGTGACGGCGGCCACGAGCCGCACCACCCGGAGTCCTGA
- a CDS encoding lysylphosphatidylglycerol synthase transmembrane domain-containing protein, which yields MRYAGGPRWEDDGAAVGEQADGVTSIVESAARGLSPIGRRWLRVGLILLVGVVAVVALRGRIPDVADVGRILLAADPWWTVAAAGAALASQMAFAAQQRRLLAGLGVDLPPGRAVALTLSRSAISMAVPAGSAVSAAFAFRIYQRHGASGTVAAIVTAVSGILSAAALGLLYGAGWLVADPSMIGLVVGGGALAVPLLGLIWSGQRDRIARGARRIARRRPALGAALRGLRDLPRRSWLGALRAALVNWSLDMSCLAAAAVACGGELGWGRLALIYLAVQVVRQVPITPGGVGLIEASMLAGLMAAGMPEATGAAVVLLYRLASFWMMLPLGLLGWLRLRTPVWSSG from the coding sequence ATGCGGTATGCCGGTGGCCCGCGCTGGGAGGACGACGGGGCGGCGGTCGGCGAGCAGGCTGATGGCGTGACGTCGATCGTGGAGAGTGCCGCCCGCGGGCTATCGCCGATCGGCCGGCGGTGGCTGCGGGTGGGGCTGATTCTGCTGGTCGGGGTGGTCGCCGTGGTCGCTCTGCGCGGGCGGATCCCGGATGTCGCCGACGTCGGGCGGATCCTGCTCGCGGCCGATCCCTGGTGGACCGTGGCGGCGGCCGGAGCGGCGCTGGCGTCCCAGATGGCGTTCGCGGCTCAGCAGCGGCGGCTTCTCGCCGGACTCGGAGTGGACCTGCCGCCTGGGCGGGCGGTGGCCCTGACACTCAGCCGGTCGGCGATCAGCATGGCGGTTCCGGCCGGGTCGGCGGTGTCGGCGGCGTTCGCGTTCCGGATCTACCAGCGGCACGGGGCCAGTGGCACCGTCGCGGCGATCGTCACGGCCGTCTCCGGGATCCTGTCGGCGGCGGCGCTCGGGCTGCTCTACGGTGCGGGCTGGCTGGTGGCCGATCCTTCGATGATCGGGCTGGTGGTCGGTGGGGGCGCTCTGGCCGTACCCCTGCTGGGGTTGATCTGGAGTGGTCAGCGGGACCGGATCGCTCGCGGTGCCCGGCGGATCGCTCGTCGTCGGCCGGCCCTCGGGGCGGCCCTGCGGGGGCTGCGTGACCTGCCGCGACGTAGCTGGCTCGGCGCCCTGCGGGCGGCCCTGGTGAACTGGTCCCTCGACATGTCATGCCTGGCCGCGGCGGCGGTGGCCTGCGGTGGCGAGCTCGGGTGGGGGCGGCTCGCGTTGATCTATCTGGCTGTTCAGGTGGTCCGGCAGGTGCCGATCACGCCCGGTGGGGTCGGGCTGATCGAGGCGAGCATGCTGGCCGGTCTGATGGCGGCCGGGATGCCCGAGGCGACCGGGGCGGCGGTGGTGCTGCTCTATCGGCTCGCCTCGTTCTGGATGATGCTGCCGCTCGGCCTGCTGGGATGGCTCCGGCTGCGGACTCCGGTCTGGAGTTCCGGCTGA
- a CDS encoding CPBP family intramembrane glutamic endopeptidase translates to MADIDGIIGSLLIAVVFGFLLVSTVLGVIRGPQLLAAVARDRARFFRNSILTMIGLVVNGLLAVAIHPDLTFGDVGWRAPEGNWQDYLYTGYFLVLLLVVYLRSRKGPLSPSVTALLPRTGRERWLAGGTAVAFGIGEEFLYRGLLPAVGTELLGLPLWVAAVVAWVLFVAGHAYQGRRALITIGVLGLLFTMIYVSSMSLVLPMLVHTLWDAVVFLLIKPRPTVVDAPVVQAPVAETPVVETPVVEAPLRLRAAAPD, encoded by the coding sequence ATGGCGGACATCGACGGGATCATCGGTTCCCTGCTCATCGCGGTGGTCTTCGGGTTTCTCCTGGTGAGCACCGTGCTGGGCGTGATCAGGGGGCCGCAGCTGCTCGCGGCGGTGGCCCGGGACCGGGCGAGGTTCTTCCGCAACAGCATCCTCACCATGATCGGGCTGGTCGTGAACGGGCTGCTCGCCGTGGCGATCCATCCCGATCTGACGTTCGGCGACGTCGGGTGGCGGGCGCCCGAGGGGAACTGGCAGGACTACCTCTACACCGGGTACTTCCTGGTGCTCCTGCTGGTCGTCTACCTGCGGTCACGGAAGGGTCCGCTGTCACCGTCGGTCACGGCGCTGCTGCCCCGCACCGGTCGGGAGCGATGGCTGGCCGGTGGGACGGCGGTCGCGTTCGGGATCGGGGAGGAGTTCCTGTATCGCGGGCTGCTGCCGGCGGTGGGCACCGAGCTGCTCGGGCTGCCGCTGTGGGTCGCGGCGGTCGTCGCATGGGTGCTGTTCGTGGCGGGGCACGCCTACCAGGGCCGGCGTGCCCTAATCACCATCGGGGTGCTCGGGCTGCTGTTCACGATGATCTACGTGAGTTCGATGAGCCTGGTGCTGCCGATGCTCGTGCACACGCTCTGGGACGCCGTCGTGTTCCTGCTGATCAAGCCACGACCGACGGTGGTGGACGCGCCGGTGGTGCAGGCCCCGGTGGCGGAGACGCCGGTGGTGGAGACCCCGGTGGTGGAGGCGCCGCTGCGCCTGCGGGCCGCCGCGCCGGACTGA
- a CDS encoding RICIN domain-containing protein: MKIRALLTATALAVSTLAGAPPAAAAAAPAAATTITIDPSYHGPEWEGWGTSLAWFADVTGGYPDEIRNRLADMLFGANGLNLNIARYNIGGGNAPTVAPYLRPGGAVPGWWKAPATYTPADKDWWDPDNPEHWNWQADANQRWWVDKVKSRVDHWETFSNSPPWFQTVSGYVSGGFDPNTDQIRPETLDDFATYLTRVTEFLEKTHKITVDTIEPLNEPNTNYWRTTLGPNGQPTGGRQEGAHAGPASQAAVIEALNRVAPDRAIAAPDETNPGTLVTDWYGLTPAAQAAVDRINVHTYGTGRRTSVRDIAKAEQKPLWMSEVEGSWGKDFTSMDSGLGMAQRIIDDLRELEPSAWVLWQPVEDAKNMIAEGNLQWGAIHIPFDCTTTDTLATCPIQTNTKFDTIRNFTHYIRPGDHLVKVDGTRSVAALSANDDLTVVHANPAATAENVTIDLSRFHVGKRATITPVVTSASGKLIKGTAVRVTDKQATLTVPAQSVTTFLVSSLTDPGTSHLREGRTYRFEGVPSRRSLTPSGTGLVIRDNSTTATDQLWTVRAEDDHEHYQLINAGTGQRLAVRDGNAVVEAAAPDDDDAARWLFSTTGDGSYTLINVGARRLLDVNGESTTNGSRVGIYLPTSGANQRWTLKDETVGDLEIALAHTVPGQAPALPATVTAILPSGEHRALPVTWTLPDASEWREPGTVFVRGTATDALGQAVDATAKVAVDVWTWTGPARAKTYVGGIPEMPTTVTAYGRNGSLATLPVTWGSGDYSKLGVVTVTGTATVVPGQTLPATARVQVTTPSEGLLSGVTVGASFTEPGYSTVGLTNGNLTDKAWSNWKGSGRNPVETLTATLPAGGSAGRAVLHFYPDNSSGGGIAATVQAGTPVAGGGCEVVGSPIKVTSPVVDIPLTPGTTGAFCLRLTPTPDGYLTVSELQVYAKAPGVGSDASASSILVDDVPIKDFDPAVTTWRVPAGEPKRALVTVETTDPYATATVTGSGTTRTVVTTSEDGTVTATYRITLVHKR, translated from the coding sequence GGTTGAACCTGAACATCGCCCGCTACAACATCGGCGGCGGCAACGCGCCGACGGTCGCGCCCTACCTGCGGCCCGGCGGCGCCGTGCCGGGCTGGTGGAAGGCGCCGGCCACCTACACGCCGGCCGACAAGGACTGGTGGGATCCGGACAATCCCGAGCACTGGAACTGGCAGGCCGACGCCAACCAGCGCTGGTGGGTCGACAAGGTCAAGAGCCGGGTCGACCACTGGGAGACGTTCAGCAACTCGCCACCCTGGTTCCAGACCGTCAGCGGGTACGTCAGCGGCGGCTTCGACCCGAACACCGACCAGATCCGGCCCGAGACACTCGACGACTTCGCGACCTACCTCACCCGGGTCACCGAGTTCCTGGAGAAGACACACAAGATCACGGTCGACACCATCGAGCCGCTCAACGAGCCGAACACGAACTACTGGCGTACCACCCTGGGTCCGAACGGCCAGCCCACCGGAGGCCGCCAGGAGGGTGCCCACGCCGGACCGGCCTCGCAGGCCGCGGTGATCGAGGCGCTGAACCGCGTCGCGCCGGACCGCGCCATCGCGGCGCCGGACGAGACCAACCCGGGGACCCTGGTCACCGACTGGTACGGCCTCACCCCGGCCGCCCAGGCCGCGGTCGACCGGATCAACGTGCACACCTACGGCACCGGGCGCCGGACCAGCGTGCGCGACATCGCCAAGGCCGAGCAGAAGCCGCTGTGGATGAGCGAGGTCGAGGGCAGCTGGGGCAAGGACTTCACCAGCATGGACTCCGGCCTCGGCATGGCCCAGCGGATCATCGACGACCTGCGTGAGCTGGAGCCGTCGGCCTGGGTGCTGTGGCAGCCGGTCGAGGACGCCAAGAACATGATCGCCGAGGGCAACCTCCAGTGGGGCGCCATCCACATCCCGTTCGACTGCACGACGACGGACACCCTGGCCACGTGCCCGATCCAGACGAACACCAAGTTCGACACGATCCGGAACTTCACCCACTACATCCGCCCCGGCGACCACCTGGTGAAGGTCGACGGAACCCGGAGCGTCGCGGCGCTCTCGGCGAACGACGACCTGACCGTCGTGCACGCCAACCCGGCCGCGACGGCCGAGAACGTCACCATCGACCTGTCGAGGTTCCACGTCGGCAAGCGCGCCACGATCACCCCCGTCGTCACCAGCGCGAGCGGCAAGCTGATCAAGGGCACCGCGGTACGGGTCACCGACAAGCAGGCCACCCTCACCGTTCCCGCCCAGTCCGTGACGACCTTCCTGGTCAGCTCGCTCACCGACCCGGGCACGTCGCACCTGCGGGAGGGTCGCACCTACCGATTCGAAGGGGTGCCCAGCCGGCGCTCGCTGACCCCGTCCGGCACCGGCCTGGTGATCCGCGACAACAGCACGACGGCCACCGACCAGCTGTGGACCGTACGGGCCGAGGACGACCACGAGCACTACCAGCTGATCAACGCGGGCACCGGGCAGCGACTGGCGGTCCGGGACGGAAACGCGGTCGTCGAGGCCGCCGCACCGGACGACGACGATGCCGCGCGCTGGCTGTTCTCCACCACCGGGGACGGTTCCTACACGCTGATCAACGTGGGGGCCCGGCGGCTGCTCGACGTGAACGGGGAGTCGACGACGAACGGCTCGCGGGTCGGGATCTACCTGCCCACCTCCGGGGCGAACCAGCGGTGGACGCTCAAGGACGAGACGGTCGGGGACCTCGAGATCGCGCTCGCGCACACCGTGCCCGGACAGGCCCCCGCGCTCCCGGCGACGGTGACGGCGATCCTCCCCAGCGGTGAGCACCGCGCCCTGCCGGTCACCTGGACGCTGCCCGACGCGTCGGAGTGGCGTGAACCGGGCACCGTCTTCGTCCGGGGCACCGCGACCGACGCGCTCGGCCAGGCCGTCGACGCGACCGCCAAGGTGGCCGTGGACGTGTGGACGTGGACCGGACCGGCACGGGCCAAGACCTACGTCGGTGGCATTCCGGAGATGCCCACCACGGTGACCGCCTACGGCCGGAACGGCAGCCTGGCCACCCTGCCCGTCACCTGGGGCTCCGGCGACTACAGCAAGCTCGGCGTGGTGACGGTGACCGGCACCGCCACGGTGGTTCCCGGCCAGACGCTGCCGGCGACCGCCCGGGTGCAGGTCACCACACCGTCCGAGGGCCTGCTCAGCGGGGTCACGGTGGGCGCCTCCTTCACCGAGCCCGGCTACTCGACGGTCGGCCTCACCAACGGCAACCTCACCGACAAGGCCTGGTCGAACTGGAAGGGGTCGGGCCGCAACCCGGTCGAGACCCTGACCGCGACCCTGCCGGCCGGCGGATCGGCGGGCCGGGCGGTGCTGCACTTCTACCCGGACAACTCGTCGGGTGGTGGCATCGCCGCCACCGTCCAGGCCGGCACCCCGGTCGCCGGCGGTGGCTGCGAGGTCGTCGGGTCGCCGATCAAGGTCACCTCGCCCGTCGTGGACATCCCGCTCACCCCCGGCACCACCGGCGCGTTCTGCCTGCGTCTCACCCCGACCCCGGACGGCTACCTGACCGTTTCCGAGCTTCAGGTGTACGCCAAGGCGCCCGGCGTCGGCAGCGATGCGTCGGCCTCGTCGATCCTGGTCGACGACGTGCCGATCAAGGACTTCGACCCGGCCGTCACCACCTGGCGGGTGCCGGCGGGCGAACCGAAGCGGGCCCTGGTGACCGTGGAGACCACCGACCCGTACGCCACCGCGACGGTCACCGGCTCGGGCACCACCCGCACCGTCGTCACCACCAGTGAGGACGGGACCGTCACCGCCACCTACCGGATCACCCTCGTCCACAAGCGCTGA
- a CDS encoding VOC family protein, with product MAIARFPTIVIDCPDPAALAKFYGEMLDWKAEASEDWVDLKADYGQCISFQQVENYRPPVWPGQEVPQQFHLDVVVDDLDTAEAAVVALGATKHAHQPGTTFRVFLDPAGHPFCLCLN from the coding sequence ATGGCTATCGCACGTTTCCCCACCATCGTCATCGACTGCCCGGACCCGGCCGCGCTCGCCAAGTTCTACGGCGAGATGCTCGATTGGAAGGCGGAGGCCTCCGAGGACTGGGTCGACCTCAAAGCCGACTACGGGCAGTGCATCTCGTTCCAGCAGGTCGAGAACTACCGTCCGCCGGTCTGGCCGGGGCAGGAGGTGCCGCAGCAGTTCCACCTCGACGTGGTCGTCGACGACCTCGACACGGCCGAGGCCGCGGTGGTCGCGCTCGGCGCCACCAAGCACGCCCACCAGCCCGGCACCACGTTCCGGGTCTTCCTCGACCCGGCCGGGCACCCGTTCTGCCTCTGCCTGAACTGA
- a CDS encoding DivIVA domain-containing protein, with product MPLTPADIHNVAFKKPPIGKRGYDEEEVDAFLDEVESELTRLLEENGALKDQLQRGGGGGGGNPAATMVLNNEFADLAAQLERLQEARARAEQNARNVQDQLQRARSQAPSGALPALNAADDDRNSRVLMMAQRTADEHMRDAQRESETLITGAQGKADQLVSEAQIKAATIESDARRNHTEAMDSLVEKRAAALDEIERLGQLATSYQEALTNHVQQQLMDLTAAPEPGGRDI from the coding sequence ATGCCGCTCACTCCAGCAGACATTCACAACGTGGCGTTCAAGAAGCCGCCGATCGGGAAGCGCGGATACGACGAGGAAGAGGTCGACGCCTTCCTCGACGAGGTCGAGTCCGAGCTGACCCGGCTCCTGGAGGAGAACGGCGCCCTCAAGGACCAGCTCCAGCGCGGTGGTGGCGGTGGCGGCGGCAACCCGGCTGCGACGATGGTCCTCAACAACGAGTTCGCCGACCTGGCCGCCCAGCTGGAGCGGTTGCAGGAGGCCCGGGCCCGGGCCGAGCAGAACGCCCGCAACGTGCAGGACCAGCTCCAGCGCGCCCGTAGCCAGGCGCCGTCGGGGGCGCTGCCGGCGCTCAACGCCGCCGACGACGACCGCAACTCGCGGGTGCTGATGATGGCTCAGCGGACCGCCGACGAGCACATGCGTGACGCGCAGCGTGAGTCCGAGACGCTGATCACCGGCGCTCAGGGCAAGGCCGACCAGCTGGTCAGCGAGGCCCAGATCAAGGCGGCCACGATCGAGTCGGACGCCCGGCGCAACCACACCGAGGCGATGGACAGCCTGGTCGAGAAGCGGGCCGCGGCGCTGGACGAGATCGAGCGGCTCGGCCAGCTCGCCACCAGCTACCAGGAGGCGCTGACCAACCACGTCCAGCAGCAGCTGATGGACCTGACCGCGGCGCCCGAGCCGGGTGGCCGCGACATCTGA
- a CDS encoding APC family permease translates to MSVSTDRLKPNALGVVGILFFVFSAQAPLTGIAGAAPLAIVLGNGAGLPMAYLAAGLIILLFSIGFVAMGRHVVHAGAFYAYIGRGLGQATGITSAAVALFAYNVIQAAMYGLYGVIVAGLFGFGPWWVWTLLTMAIVQALGALGIDIGARVLAVLVAAEFSLLGAFALVTLFTADNLTAGEVFSLDTALSGAPGVALMFAIASMFGFESTAIYGEEARDPQKTVPRATYLAVVIVSGFFAFVTWMLVAYYGPQNVVGAAGAALDAGDGAGFVFAAVGGQLGDWTGKVLEILLATSLFAGILAFHNSITRYLYSLSRDRVLHHSVGRLNRRHAPGLAGAIQTACVLLLVLPFALLGQDPVLTLFSWFSGVAVVAMMVNYFLTSVSVIVFFRREAPGSPVLTTLIAPLLGAIGIALAVWVIIANFTTLIGGTTATAAWLIGTVPAVALAGFAVAIARRRVINPHVVD, encoded by the coding sequence ATGAGCGTCTCGACCGATCGACTGAAACCCAACGCGCTGGGCGTGGTGGGCATCCTCTTCTTCGTCTTCTCCGCGCAGGCCCCGCTGACCGGCATCGCCGGCGCCGCCCCGCTCGCCATCGTGCTCGGCAACGGCGCCGGGCTGCCGATGGCCTACCTCGCGGCAGGCCTGATCATCCTGCTGTTCTCCATCGGGTTCGTGGCCATGGGCCGGCATGTGGTGCACGCCGGGGCCTTCTACGCCTACATCGGCCGCGGCCTGGGGCAGGCCACCGGAATCACGTCAGCGGCAGTCGCTTTATTCGCATATAACGTGATCCAGGCGGCCATGTACGGCCTGTACGGCGTGATCGTCGCGGGCCTCTTCGGGTTCGGCCCGTGGTGGGTCTGGACGCTGCTCACCATGGCGATCGTGCAGGCCCTCGGCGCCCTCGGTATCGACATCGGCGCCCGCGTCCTGGCCGTCCTGGTCGCCGCCGAGTTCAGCCTGCTCGGCGCGTTCGCCCTGGTCACCCTCTTCACCGCGGACAACCTCACCGCCGGTGAGGTGTTCTCCCTGGACACCGCCCTGTCCGGGGCGCCGGGCGTGGCCCTGATGTTCGCCATCGCCTCGATGTTCGGGTTCGAGTCCACCGCCATCTACGGCGAGGAGGCCCGCGACCCGCAGAAGACCGTCCCCCGTGCCACCTACCTGGCCGTCGTCATCGTGTCCGGCTTCTTCGCGTTCGTGACCTGGATGCTCGTCGCCTACTACGGCCCGCAGAACGTGGTCGGAGCGGCCGGCGCGGCCCTGGACGCCGGGGACGGCGCCGGTTTCGTCTTCGCCGCGGTGGGCGGCCAGCTCGGCGACTGGACCGGCAAGGTCCTGGAGATCCTGCTCGCCACCTCACTCTTCGCCGGCATTCTGGCCTTCCACAACTCGATCACCCGCTACCTCTACTCGCTCAGCCGCGACCGGGTGCTGCACCACTCGGTCGGCCGCCTCAACCGGCGGCACGCGCCGGGCCTGGCCGGTGCCATCCAGACCGCCTGCGTGCTGCTGCTCGTGCTGCCGTTCGCGCTCCTGGGGCAGGACCCGGTGCTGACCCTCTTCTCCTGGTTCAGCGGTGTGGCGGTGGTCGCCATGATGGTCAACTACTTCCTCACCAGCGTCTCGGTGATCGTCTTCTTCCGCCGCGAGGCGCCCGGCAGCCCGGTCCTCACCACCCTGATCGCGCCGCTGCTCGGCGCGATCGGCATCGCCCTGGCCGTCTGGGTGATCATCGCCAACTTCACCACCCTGATCGGCGGCACCACGGCCACCGCGGCCTGGCTGATCGGCACCGTACCGGCGGTCGCGCTGGCCGGCTTCGCGGTCGCGATCGCCCGCCGCCGGGTGATCAACCCGCACGTGGTCGACTGA